One part of the Gossypium raimondii isolate GPD5lz chromosome 1, ASM2569854v1, whole genome shotgun sequence genome encodes these proteins:
- the LOC105786341 gene encoding uncharacterized protein LOC105786341, giving the protein MAVAGILNIPKLPLFSSLPLRKQSRQLSISIKASNSQTSTKEEENPSFSSSSSSSSTTTTTATTFAPPPNFKPPEPKRFAIRPDKTWDIVGASLALFFRLGTGVFVSGYSASLVSEKEIPPGQYSLELGGSKVKETSKIGPRPEKPIEIYEFEGCPFCRKVREIVAVLDIDVLFYPCPKNGPNFRPKVAQMGGKQQFPYMVDPNTGVAMYESDDIIKYLVEKYGDGSVPFMLSLGLLTTLTAGFAMIGRMGRGNSYTLSKLPPKPLEIWSYEGSPFCKIVREVLVELELPHIQRSCARGSPKRQILYEKAGHFQVPYLEDPNTGVQMFESAEIVEYLRATYAQ; this is encoded by the exons ATGGCGGTGGCGGGAATCCTTAACATCCCCAAACTCCCACTTTTCTCGTCGCTTCCTTTGCGTAAACAATCAAGGCAACTTTCCATTTCCATTAAAGCCTCAAATTCCCAAACCAGtaccaaagaagaagaaaacccaagcttttcctcttcttcttcttcttcttctactactactactacagCTACAACTTTTGCTCCTCCTCCCAACTTCAAGCCGCCAGAGCCAAAGCGATTTGCAATTAGACCCGACAAGACTTGGGATATTGTTGGGGCATCTCTTGCTTTGTTCTTTCGGTTGGGAACTGGTGTTTTTGTTTCTGG CTATTCAGCATCTTTAGTTTCTGAGAAGGAGATTCCACCAGGCCAATATTCTTTAGAACTAGGAG GCTCGAAGGTGAAAGAGACATCGAAGATAGGCCCTCGTCCGGAGAAGCCTATCGAGATATATGAGTTTGAAGG TTGTCCATTTTGTCGAAAG GTTAGGGAAATTGTTGCAGTTTTGGACATTGATGTTCTGTTTTATCCTTGCCCCAAAAATGGTCCGAATTTTCGTCCCAAAGTTGCTCAGATGGGTGGAAAGCAGCAGTTCCCTTACATG GTGGATCCGAATACAGGAGTTGCTATGTATGAATCAGATGACATAATAAAGTATCTGGTCGAAAAATATG GTGATGGAAGTGTCCCTTTCATGCTATCACTCGGTCTATTGACG ACATTGACAGCAGGATTTGCAATGATAGGTCGGATGGGAAGG GGAAATTCCTACACCCTATCAAAATTGCCTCCCAAGCCACTCGAGATATGGTCATACGAg GGTTCTCCATTCTGTAAGATTGTACGAGAAGTGCTGGTAGAATTAGAGTTACCGCACATTCAGCGCAG tTGTGCTCGAGGCAGCCCGAAACGGCAGATCCTCTATGAGAAAGCCGGACATTTTCAG GTACCTTATTTGGAAGATCCAAATACTGGAGTTCAAATGTTTGAAAGTGCAGAAATAGTGGAGTATTTAAGAGCAACCTATGCTCAATAA
- the LOC105787357 gene encoding uncharacterized protein LOC105787357, whose product MGNCLVLEEKVVRVMKTDGKILEYRRPIKVQQVLSDFSDHALSESFSACRNLHPDTKLLPGMLYYLVPSPSIKSKKKKVRFSSTPEVKDDEEGSHGVVRIKLIISKKELEKLVQKDGVSVHEMVSKIQSKQSINGVDDDDDGDDDSCRKWKPALESIAEVN is encoded by the coding sequence atggGGAATTGCTTAGTTCTTGAAGAGAAAGTAGTCAGAGTGATGAAAACCGATGGCAAAATCCTTGAATACCGACGACCCATCAAAGTACAACAAGTTTTATCCGATTTCTCCGATCACGCCTTGTCGGAATCATTTTCTGCTTGCCGGAATCTTCATCCGGACACAAAGTTGTTACCGGGTATGTTATATTACCTTGTTCCGTCACCCTCGATAAAGAGTAAGAAAAAGAAGGTGAGGTTTTCGAGTACACCAGAGGTGAAGGATGATGAAGAAGGAAGCCATGGTGTtgtgaggattaaattgataatcaGTAAAAAGGAACTAGAAAAGTTGGTTCAAAAAGATGGAGTTTCAGTTCATGAGATGGTGTCGAAGATACAAAGTAAGCAAAGCATAAATGgagttgatgatgatgatgatggtgatgatgatagTTGCAGAAAGTGGAAGCCTGCATTAGAGAGTATAGCTGAAGTAAACTAG
- the LOC105786342 gene encoding uncharacterized protein At2g29880-like produces MILNLILICFFLKIIMSGVSESNVSSQASRGTKRKWVPEEDASLVSCIVDLHNVGTFNADTGFKAGYLNELEKMLENALPNTMLKAKSNIESRIRLLKRDWSIVYDMLNGQNNSGFGWDEHRQLVVAEDAVWNSYLNSHKEAGQFRHHSFRYYDQLTAIYARDRATGKDA; encoded by the exons atgatattaaacttaattttaatttgtttttttcttaagataattatgtcaggtgtttCAGAATCAAATGTTTCTTCCCAAGCTTCTCGGggaaccaaaaggaaatgggttccagaagaagatgcatCATTGGTTTCCTGCATAgtggacttgcacaatgttggaaccttTAATGCTGATAcggggttcaaagccggttatttaaacgagttggaaaaaatgttagaaaatgcTTTACCCAATACAATGTTGAAGGCTAAATCTAAtattgaatcgaggattaggtTACTAAAAAGGGATTGGTCAATTgtgtatgacatgcttaatggccaaaacaatagcggttttggttgggacgagcataggcagctcgttgttgctgaagatgcggtttggaactcttatttaaat AGTCATAAAGAAGCCGGTCAATTTAGACATCATAGTTTCCGTTACTACGACCAACTTACTGCCATCTACGCACGAGATCGAGCGACTGGTAAAGATGCTTAA
- the LOC105786340 gene encoding uncharacterized protein LOC105786340: protein MPQGNLETLVSACACGSCDNKIVCETLTTTEGDYDDCLHTAEKLLEEETPPDFPPESFLLSKDAELVWFDSNAFLERKDSQKRNSVSNSTNLNPNLNSVPNSQRFSLRKSKASILGLPKPQKSCFVETKNRKPGNTRLFPKRSGSVKSDPPVIEPSSPKVSCMGRVRSKRDRNRRLKKNRQKSAGTETVKKKTTRTGSGFFSSFRAIFRCNSKARESHALPLTLSPPRDSDIRSRLPPHDGDDVLNVAPEIAESGPVAEPVSLGGMKRFSSGRRSETLI, encoded by the coding sequence ATGCCACAGGGCAATCTGGAAACCCTCGTTTCCGCCTGTGCTTGCGGCTCTTGCGACAACAAAATTGTCTGCGAGACTTTAACAACCACCGAAGGCGACTACGACGACTGCCTCCACACGGCGGAGAAACTTCTCGAAGAAGAAACCCCTCCGGATTTTCCTCCAGAATCGTTTTTGTTATCCAAAGACGCTGAGCTCGTCTGGTTCGATAGCAACGCTTTTCTAGAACGGAAAGATTCGCAGAAACGGAACTCCGTTTCGAACTCTACAAATCTTAATCCTAATCTCAACTCAGTTCCGAATTCTCAACGCTTTTCTTTGAGAAAATCTAAGGCTTCGATCCTCGGATTACCGAAACCACAGAAATCTTGCTTCGTTGAAACAAAGAACCGGAAGCCTGGAAACACCAGATTGTTTCCTAAACGATCCGGTTCGGTTAAATCGGATCCGCCCGTCATTGAACCTTCTTCGCCTAAAGTTTCTTGCATGGGAAGAGTCAGATCGAAACGAGACCGTAATCGCCGATTAAAAAAGAACCGCCAAAAATCAGCCGGAACCGAAAcagttaaaaagaaaacaacgaGGACAGGGAGCGGTTTCTTCTCGAGTTTCCGTGCTATTTTCCGGTGCAATAGTAAAGCACGTGAGTCACACGCTCTGCCATTAACACTGTCGCCGCCGCGAGACAGTGACATTAGGTCTCGTTTGCCGCCGCATGATGGTGATGACGTATTGAATGTAGCTCCTGAAATAGCGGAGAGTGGACCGGTTGCAGAGCCGGTCAGTCTAGGTGGAATGAAGCGGTTCTCGTCGGGTAGGAGATCGGAGACGTTAATCTGA